ACTTGCTCTTTTTTGATTCTGATACCCCGTCCGCTTGCGGCGGGGTAGTTCATTCCAGCGTTATACTCTGACCAGTTGCGGATGCGGTATTGAGGTTTCATGGCAGGTTTTATGTGTGATAACTGAAATTTACCATGCCTCTCCCGCCCGCAACCCCTCTTTCATGCAACAACGCCCAGCCTTGATGTCAACAGGGAATACTATAGCGCTAGCCATATTGGTTAGGACATTTTGGTGGGGCGGCGAATGTCCATGTCCTAAGCTAGCTGGCAACAGCTATGCTAGAAAATATCTCTATAAAATAGCGAGCTTGGTATCACCAAACCCGCTCAGTTTTTTGATTACTGCCTGCTTACCTATTGCGAAGGTCAATCATCCAGAGGCTAGCCAAAGATACTGCCAAAGAACTCGATCGCTTCTTTTAGCGCTGCGATAAAGACATCTACTTCTTCACGAGTATTGTAGAAATAGAGACTGGCGCGTGCGGTCGATTGGGCACCGACCTGACGATGTAACGGCTGGGTGCAGTGATGACCTGCTCGAATCGCAATACCCGCTTGATCCAAAATGGTAGATAGATCGTGAGGATGGACTGCCCCGGTCGTAAACGAGGCGAGAGAGGCACGATTGCTAGCGGTCGCGTTGGGTTTTGGCCCGTACACCCGAACTTCAGGCAATTCGTCTAGCCGCTCGAACAGATAGAGAGTTAATTCCTGTTCGTAGGCGTGAATTTTATCCATGCCAATCTCAGTCAGGTAGTCTACCGCTGCACCGAGGGCGATCGCCTCGGCAATGGCCGGAGTTCCCGCCTCAAATTTGTGGGGCACATCGGCATAGGTGGAGTGATCCAGATAAACATCGGCAATCATTTCTCCACCCCCTAAGAACGGAGACATCGAGCGCAAAACATCACGCTTACCGTAAAGAAAGCCAATCCCTGTTGGGGCACACATTTTATGACCCGATGCCACTAGCCAATCACAACCGATCGCCTGCACATCAATGGGCATGTGGGGCACACTTTGACAAGCATCAATTAGCACTTTAGCGCCGTATTGGTGGGCAAGCTCGACGATCTCCTCCACAGGATTGATGCATCCCAGGGTGTTGGAGACATGGACCACGGAAACTAGCCTCGTTTTTTTGGATAGCAGCGTCTTAAACTGCTCCAAATCAAACTCCTCTGTTTCAGTCAACTCGACAAACTTCAGCACCGCCCCCGTACGTTGAGCTACCAACTGCCAGGGAATCAGGTTGCTGTGATGCTCCATCACCGTCAGGATAATTTCATCCCCCGGTTGCAGCGTGGTCATACCCCAGGCATAGGCCACCAAGTTAATTGCCTCGGTCGCATTGCGGGTATAGACAATTTCTTCCCGATGAGCCGCATTTACAAAGGCCGCGACCTTGTTCCGCGCGCCTTCGTAGGCGTCGGTCGCCCGGGCACTCAGGGTATGCACCCCCCGATGCACGTTGGAGTTATCGTGGGTGTAGTAATGATTCAGCGCATCCAAAACCGCAAGCGGTTTCTGGGAGGTGGCAGCGTTGTCAAAGTACACCAACAGTTTCCCATGAATCTCTTGATGGAGAATCGGAAAATGGGGGCGGGTGAGGGTGGCTAGGGTGCGTTCCTGAGTTAGGGTCATGGTTCGGGAGGGGTAATCAAGCGTTAGGTCTGAGCGAGGATCGACTGCGAAAGACGCTGCTTTAGCGAATCGAGCGGAATGGTGTCTAAAATTTCGTAGGCAAAGGCATAAACCAGCAAACGGCGAGCGTCATCTTCGTTGATGCCTCGGCTGCGGAGGTAGAACACTTCATCAGTTTGAAGTTGGCCGACGGCGGCACCGTGGGTACACTTCACATTATCCGCCACAATTTCCAGTTGGGGTTTGGTGTCTACCCGTGCCTTAGGGGAGAGCAGCAATGTCCGGTTTAACTGTCCGGCATCGGTCAACTGGGCGGACTGGGGGACATACACCTTGCCGTTGAAAATGGCGTGAGCGCGATCGCCCACAATGCATTTGTGAAGCTGACGGCTTGTACAGTAAGGTTTGGCGTAGATGATGGCACTATGGGTATCGGCAATCTGGGACTGGGCGATCGCTGTTAAGCCGTTTAGAACCGTTTCTACCTGTTCACCCGTATGGAAAACGTCGAGGTTATGCCGAGAGAGCGAGGCTCCCACGCTAATCGCCTGCGTCATATAGCGAGAACTCCGCGCCTGAGTCACGACCGTTTTCCCAATATGGAAGGCATGCGTCCCCTCTTCCTGTAAACGGGTATGGGTGACCTGCGCGTTTTCCTCTAGCCAAATTTCCGTAACCGCATTGGTGAGACAGACGGCATTCGGGGTCGAGCGATAATCCTCTACGACCGTTAATCTACTGTTGGCCTCTGCCACGATCAGGACACGGGGCTGAACAAAGGTGGGAGATTCGCCAGTCGAAACGAAGAGAAGATGAATGGGAACATCGACTGTGACATTGCGAGGTACCACGATCACCGCAGCGTCGCTTAACCCCGCAGTGTTGAGGGCGGTAAACACTTCGTTTGCATTAGGCTGTTTCGCCAGGTATTGCTGTAGCTTCGGCGCGATCGCCCCATCCTGGAGAGCCGCAGCGAGATGGCCGGTCCATAGCGTAGCCGGAATCCCAGAACGCGAGGAGAGCGACTCAACATACCCTCCATTCACGAAGACTAACCGACTGGTTGCCGCTTCTGGGATATCCCAGGTGTCAACGTCGAGAGGGGCGATCGCCTCTGGGGAGGGAGCCTGAAAATCAATCTCTAATAGAGGAGAGAGATTGGTAAACCGCCACTCTTCGTCGCGACCGGAGGGAATCGCTAGTTCCTGAACCTGGGCGACGGCCTGCTGTCGAAGGTCTTGAATGAGGCGGCCATGATCCGATGCTAGTAACGACTCTGGTACGTCGAGTCGTTGGCTCAGCAGTTGCCGCAGGTATGCAGTACGATTCTGCACCTGTCCAGAACCAATCTCTGCGGGAGTTGGAGAAACTTGAATACTCATTTACACCCCCGCTGCCGCTTCGTCCAGCACCCAATCGTATCCCCGGTCTTCCACTTCCAGCGCCAGTTCTTTGTCACCGGTGCGGAGAATGCGACCGTTGGCCATGATGTGAACGTAGTCGGGAATGATGTAGTTCAATAAGCGCTGATAATGGGTAATCACTAACATCGCGTTATCCGGCGTAGAGAGTTGGTTCACACCATTGGCAACAATCCGCAGAGCATCCACATCCAAACCGGAATCCGTTTCGTCCAGAATTGCCAGGGTAGGATCAAGGAGCGCCATTTGCAGGATCTCGTTGCGCTTCTTCTCACCACCGGAAAAGCCCTCGTTGACGCTGCGGCTGAGGAACGCAGGATCCATCTTGACCACATCCAGCTTCTCGCGCACCAGTTCGTCAAAATCAAAGGCATCCAGTTCGTCTTCGCCCAGATACTTCTGCTTGGAGTTGTAGGCGACCCGCAAAAAGTCGAGGTTGCTAACGCCCGGAATTTCGAGGGGATACTGGAATGCTAGGAACACGCCCGATCGCGCCCGATCTTCTGGCTCCATCTCCAACAAATCCTGGCCTTTATAGGTGACACTGCCACCCGTGACTGTGTAATCAGGATGACCGGACAGAACCTTTGAAAAGGTGCTTTTACCGGAACCGTTTGGCCCCATAATGGCATGGATTTCTCCGGCTTTGATCTCCAGGTTTAACCCCTTCAGAATCTGGGTTCCGTCTACGTCGGCGGTTAAATCCTGCACCGATAAAATTACGTCGCTGTTCTCACGAATCACGTCTCAAGTCCTCTGTACTGCGTTCTCGAATCTCAAGGTATGGGCTAGATCGCTAAACCTAGGGTTAACCGACGCTGCCTTCCAACTTCAGCGCCAATAGGCGATCGGCCTCTACGGCAAACTCCATCGGCAACTTATTAAATACGTCTTTGCAGAAGCCGCTGATCATCATAGATATGGCGTCCTCTGCGGAAATGCCCCGCTGAGCAAAATAGAAAAGCTGATCTTCCCCAATTTTGGAGGTAGACGCTTCGTGCTCCACCTGCCCAGAGCTATTTTGCACCTGGATATAGGGGAACGTGTTGGCTTGAGCCGTGTCGCCAATCAGCATCGAGTCGCACTGGGAGTAGTTGCGCGCGCCTTCGGCCTTGGGACTGATTTTGACCAAGCCGCGATAGCTGTTCTTGGATTTACCCGCCGAAATTCCCTTAGAAATGATGGTGCTGCGGGTGTTTTTGCCCACGTGAACCATCTTGGTTCCGGTATCGGCCTGCTGGTAGTTATTAGTTAGGGCAACGGAATAGAACTCGCCCACGGAGTTATCGCCCACCAGCACACAGCTTGGGTATTT
The Synechococcales cyanobacterium T60_A2020_003 DNA segment above includes these coding regions:
- the sufD gene encoding Fe-S cluster assembly protein SufD, whose amino-acid sequence is MSIQVSPTPAEIGSGQVQNRTAYLRQLLSQRLDVPESLLASDHGRLIQDLRQQAVAQVQELAIPSGRDEEWRFTNLSPLLEIDFQAPSPEAIAPLDVDTWDIPEAATSRLVFVNGGYVESLSSRSGIPATLWTGHLAAALQDGAIAPKLQQYLAKQPNANEVFTALNTAGLSDAAVIVVPRNVTVDVPIHLLFVSTGESPTFVQPRVLIVAEANSRLTVVEDYRSTPNAVCLTNAVTEIWLEENAQVTHTRLQEEGTHAFHIGKTVVTQARSSRYMTQAISVGASLSRHNLDVFHTGEQVETVLNGLTAIAQSQIADTHSAIIYAKPYCTSRQLHKCIVGDRAHAIFNGKVYVPQSAQLTDAGQLNRTLLLSPKARVDTKPQLEIVADNVKCTHGAAVGQLQTDEVFYLRSRGINEDDARRLLVYAFAYEILDTIPLDSLKQRLSQSILAQT
- the sufC gene encoding Fe-S cluster assembly ATPase SufC, yielding MIRENSDVILSVQDLTADVDGTQILKGLNLEIKAGEIHAIMGPNGSGKSTFSKVLSGHPDYTVTGGSVTYKGQDLLEMEPEDRARSGVFLAFQYPLEIPGVSNLDFLRVAYNSKQKYLGEDELDAFDFDELVREKLDVVKMDPAFLSRSVNEGFSGGEKKRNEILQMALLDPTLAILDETDSGLDVDALRIVANGVNQLSTPDNAMLVITHYQRLLNYIIPDYVHIMANGRILRTGDKELALEVEDRGYDWVLDEAAAGV
- the sufS gene encoding SufS family cysteine desulfurase, with product MTLTQERTLATLTRPHFPILHQEIHGKLLVYFDNAATSQKPLAVLDALNHYYTHDNSNVHRGVHTLSARATDAYEGARNKVAAFVNAAHREEIVYTRNATEAINLVAYAWGMTTLQPGDEIILTVMEHHSNLIPWQLVAQRTGAVLKFVELTETEEFDLEQFKTLLSKKTRLVSVVHVSNTLGCINPVEEIVELAHQYGAKVLIDACQSVPHMPIDVQAIGCDWLVASGHKMCAPTGIGFLYGKRDVLRSMSPFLGGGEMIADVYLDHSTYADVPHKFEAGTPAIAEAIALGAAVDYLTEIGMDKIHAYEQELTLYLFERLDELPEVRVYGPKPNATASNRASLASFTTGAVHPHDLSTILDQAGIAIRAGHHCTQPLHRQVGAQSTARASLYFYNTREEVDVFIAALKEAIEFFGSIFG